In Mycoplasmopsis maculosa, one genomic interval encodes:
- the pgsA gene encoding CDP-diacylglycerol--glycerol-3-phosphate 3-phosphatidyltransferase — MKKLNLPNRLTLSRIILFIPLLVLFILFGYFKDINENMNLIARTIILSLILLVFIAAMITDFLDGYYARKRKLVTDFGKLFDPIADKIIVTSTLIFLSVNNFMPIWVVVIFIVRDIFVDAFRILMAKNNISVAASIWGKLKTIFQTIAIIFIILFAIIGIYYKILWASWWNILLNNIPTYFALAFSIISGVLYFKKVKPFIKSK; from the coding sequence ATGAAGAAGTTGAACCTACCAAATAGACTAACTTTATCAAGAATAATTTTATTTATTCCATTATTAGTTCTATTCATTTTATTTGGATATTTTAAAGATATAAACGAGAATATGAATTTAATAGCTAGAACAATAATTTTATCTTTAATTTTACTTGTATTTATTGCTGCTATGATAACAGATTTTTTAGATGGATATTATGCAAGAAAACGTAAATTAGTAACAGATTTTGGAAAATTATTTGATCCTATAGCTGATAAAATTATTGTCACATCAACATTGATATTTTTATCAGTTAATAATTTTATGCCAATTTGAGTAGTTGTTATTTTTATCGTGAGAGACATATTTGTAGATGCTTTTAGAATTTTAATGGCTAAAAATAATATAAGTGTTGCTGCTTCTATTTGAGGAAAATTAAAAACTATTTTTCAAACTATTGCAATAATTTTTATAATATTATTTGCAATTATTGGTATTTATTACAAAATATTATGAGCAAGCTGATGAAACATTTTATTAAATAATATCCCGACATATTTTGCATTAGCTTTTAGTATTATTTCAGGAGTTTTATACTTCAAAAAAGTAAAACCTTTTATAAAAAGCAAATAA